Proteins encoded in a region of the Bactrocera tryoni isolate S06 chromosome 4, CSIRO_BtryS06_freeze2, whole genome shotgun sequence genome:
- the LOC120775173 gene encoding trichohyalin-like: MGFRFWQLQATVLYLLVATSFAHEELRTCEDNDYFVCLNSATTKYSSNGEIWVRGNIEFSKQSGLERPEPQRYYDYVDRTESRDYSNRANNREVKQRAVNQQERLENVRHLDNHEEQHEITMHFDNRQESQEITRRVDDRQERRETSMRRDEQPERREITRRVDDREERRETSMRRDEQPERREITRRVDDREERRAIEMRLDDRQEQREISRRLDDREDRRETSMRRDEQPERREITRRVDDREERQAIEMRLDDRQEQREISRRVDDREERRETSMRRDEQPERREITRRVDDREERQAIEMRLDDRQEQREISRRGDDREERRETSMRRNELPERREITRRVDDREERRAIEMRLDDRQEQLEISRRVDDREERRETSMRRDEQPERREITRRVDDREERRAIEMRLDDRQEQREISRRVDDREERRETSMRRDEQPERREITRRVDDREERRAIEMRLDDRQEQRETSRHVDDREERRETSMRRDEQPERREITRRVDDREERRAIEMRLDDRQEQRETSGRVDDRKERRETSMRRDEQPEGREITRRVDDREERRAIEMHVDDRRQKSKRFDVREEQNDIARRSSRQVWHDRIESRDDSWVERSRLENEPSEIVVRELSRGIDIRVFEQLQRQSTANEVKSSPLTRTNVNWKHGYILLGQGTILAFALMKALKDYEFKIKRVSHQHIGDSAFLIGF, from the exons ATGGGTTTCAGGTTTTGGCAGTTGCAAGCAACTGTCCTTTACCTGTTAGTAGCAACTAGTTTCGCTCATGAGGAATTACGCACTTGTGAAGACAACGATTACTTTGTATGTTTAAACAGCGCCACGACCAAATATTCAAGCAACGGTGAAATTTGGGTACGAGGAAACATTGAATTCTCAAAACAGTCGGGTTTAGAGCGTCCAGAACCTCAACGGTATTATGATTATGTTGATCGCACAGAATCTCGAGACTATTCAAATCGGGCTAACAACCGTGAAGTTAAACAGCGTGCTGTTAACCAACAGGAGCGACTAGAAAACGTTAGACATTTGGATAACCACGAAGAACAGCACGAAATTACAATGCACTTTGATAACCGACAGGAGTCACAAGAAATTACAAGACGTGTTGATGACCGTCAGGAACGACGAGAAACTTCAATGCGCCGCGATGAACAGCCAGAACGACGGGAGATTACAAGACGTGTTGATGATCGGGAAGAACGACGAGAAACTTCAATGCGCCGTGATGAACAACCAGAACGACGAGAGATTACAAGACGTGTTGATGACCGCGAGGAACGCCGAGCCATTGAAATGCGTCTAGATGACCGACAGGAACAACGAGAGATTTCAAGACGTCTTGATGATCGTGAAGACCGACGAGAAACATCAATGCGGCGTGATGAACAACCAGAACGACGAGAGATTACAAGACGTGTTGATGACCGCGAGGAGCGCCAAGCCATTGAAATGCGTCTAGATGACCGACAGGAACAACGGGAGATTTCAAGACGTGTTGATGATCGTGAAGAACGACGAGAAACATCAATGCGCCGTGATGAACAACCAGAACGACGAGAGATTACAAGACGTGTTGATGACCGCGAGGAGCGCCAAGCCATTGAAATGCGTCTTGATGACCGACAGGAACAACGAGAGATTTCAAGACGTGGTGATGATCGCGAAGAACGACGAGAAACTTCAATGCGCCGTAATGAACTACCAGAACGACGAGAGATTACAAGACGTGTTGATGACCGTGAGGAACGCCGAGCCATCGAAATGCGTCTAGATGACCGACAGGAACAACTAGAGATTTCAAGACGTGTTGATGATCGTGAAGAACGACGAGAAACATCAATGCGCCGTGATGAACAACCAGAACGACGAGAGATTACAAGACGTGTTGATGACCGCGAGGAACGCCGAGCCATCGAAATGCGTCTAGATGACCGACAGGAACAACGAGAGATTTCAAGACGTGTTGATGATCGTGAAGAACGACGAGAAACATCAATGCGCCGTGATGAACAACCAGAACGACGAGAGATTACAAGACGTGTTGATGACCGCGAGGAACGCCGAGCTATTGAAATGCGTCTTGATGACCGACAGGAACAACGAGAGACTTCAAGGCATGTTGATGATCGCGAGGAACGACGAGAAACATCAATGCGCCGTGATGAACAACCAGAACGACGAGAGATTACAAGACGTGTTGATGACCGCGAGGAACGCCGAGCCATTGAAATGCGTCTTGATGACCGACAGGAACAACGGGAGACTTCAGGACGTGTTGATGATCGTAAAGAAAGACGTGAAACATCAATGCGCCGTGATGAACAACCAGAAGGACGAGAGATTACACGACGTGTTGATGACCGCGAGGAACGCCGAGCCATCGAAATGCATGTAGATGACCGACGGCAAAAGTCAAAGCGCTTTGATGTCAGAGAGGAACAGAATGATATTGCTAGGCGTAGTAGTCGTCAGGTATGGCATGATCGTATAGAAAGTCGTGATGATTCATGGGTAGAGAGAAGTCGTTTAGAAAATGAACCCTCAGAAATTGTGGTACGTGAGCTTTCTCGTGGAATTGACATCCGAGTATTTGAACAGTTGCAAAGGCAATCTACTGCTAATGAAGTGAAATCCAGCCCACTGACCAGGACTAACGTAAATTGGAAACATGGATACATATTACTTGGACAAGGAACAATTTTGGCTTTTGCCCTAATGAAGGCGCTAAAGGACTATGAGTTTAAAATAAA gAGAGTTTCACATCAACACATTGGTGATTCAGCATTTCTCAtaggattttaa